A part of Amycolatopsis lurida genomic DNA contains:
- a CDS encoding YciI family protein: MRFMVIVKSDEKTDVAGAQPSAEDLQEMGKFNEELVKAGVMLAGEGLLPSSEGFRIQYSGTTEARVVDGPFAESKELIAGFWILQVKDRAEVVEWMKRAPFREGEIEIRRIAEMEDFDNATPEIVEREQRLREQAEAN, encoded by the coding sequence TGCGGTTCATGGTGATTGTCAAGAGCGACGAGAAGACCGATGTGGCCGGTGCGCAGCCGAGCGCCGAGGACCTTCAGGAGATGGGGAAGTTCAACGAGGAGCTGGTGAAGGCCGGCGTCATGCTCGCGGGTGAGGGCCTGCTCCCCAGCTCCGAGGGTTTCCGCATCCAGTACTCCGGCACCACCGAGGCCAGGGTCGTCGACGGGCCGTTCGCCGAGAGCAAGGAGCTCATCGCGGGTTTCTGGATCCTGCAGGTCAAGGACAGGGCCGAGGTCGTCGAATGGATGAAGCGCGCGCCGTTCCGCGAGGGCGAGATCGAGATCCGCCGGATCGCGGAGATGGAGGACTTCGACAACGCGACCCCCGAGATCGTCGAGCGCGAGCAGCGGCTGCGGGAGCAGGCCGAGGCGAACTAG